The following proteins are co-located in the Schistocerca nitens isolate TAMUIC-IGC-003100 chromosome 2, iqSchNite1.1, whole genome shotgun sequence genome:
- the LOC126235435 gene encoding collagen alpha-1(IV) chain-like, which translates to MGISLKYTESILSFHGYPRKNGYPRKNGYPRKNGYPRKNGYPRKNGYPRKNGYPRKNGYPRKNGYPRKNGYPRKNGYPRKNGYPRKNGYPRKNGYPRKNGYPRKNGYPRKNGYPRKNGYPRKNGYPRKNGYPRKNGYPRKNGYPRKNGYPRKNGYPRKNGYPRKNGYPRKNGYPRKNGYPRKNGYPRKNGYPRKNGYPRKNGYPRKNGYPRKNGYPRKNGYPRKNGYPRKNGYPRKNGYPRKNGYPRKNGYPRKNGYPRKNGYPRKNGYPRKNGYPRKNGYPRKNGYPRKNGYPRKNGYPRKNGYPRKNGYPRKNGYPRKNGYPRKNGYPRKNGYPRKNGYPRKNGYPRKNGYPRKNGYPRKNGYPRKNGYPRKNGYPRKNGYPRKNGYPRKNGYPRKNGYPRKNGYPRKNGYPRKNGYPRKNGYPRKNGYPRKNGYPRKNGYPRKNGYPRKNGYPRKNGYPRKNGYPRKNGYPRKNGYPRKNGYPRKNGYPRKNGYPRKNGYPRKNGYPRKNGYPRKNGYPRKNGYPRKNGYPRKNGYPRKNGYLQKNDP; encoded by the coding sequence aacggctacccccggaaaaacggctacccccggaaaaacggctacccccggaaaaacggctacccccggaaaaacggctacccccggaaaaacggctacccccggaaaaacggctacccccggaaaaacggctacccccggaaaaacggctacccccggaaaaacggctacccccggaaaaacggctacccccggaaaaacggctacccccggaaaaacggctacccccggaaaaacggctacccccggaaaaacggctacccccggaaaaacggctacccccggaaaaacggctacccccggaaaaacggctacccccggaaaaacggctacccccggaaaaacggctacccccggaaaaacggctacccccggaaaaacggctacccccggaaaaacggctacccccggaaaaacggctacccccggaaaaacggctacccccggaaaaacggctacccccggaaaaacggctacccccggaaaaacggctacccccggaaaaacggctacccccggaaaaacggctacccccggaaaaacggctacccccggaaaaacggctacccccggaaaaacggctacccccggaaaaacggctacccccggaaaaacggctacccccggaaaaacggctacccccggaaaaacggctacccccggaaaaacggctacccccggaaaaacggctacccccggaaaaacggctacccccggaaaaacggctacccccggaaaaacggctacccccggaaaaacggctacccccggaaaaacggctacccccggaaaaacggctacccccggaaaaacggctacccccggaaaaacggctacccccggaaaaacggctacccccggaaaaacggctacccccggaaaaacggctacccccggaaaaacggctacccccggaaaaacggctacccccggaaaaacggctacccccggaaaaacggctacccccggaaaaacggctacccccggaaaaacggctacccccggaaaaacggctacccccggaaaaacggctacccccggaaaaacggctacccccggaaaaacggctacccccggaaaaacggctacccccggaaaaacggctacccccggaaaaacggctacccccggaaaaacggctacccccggaaaaacggctacccccggaaaaacggctacccccggaaaaacggctacccccggaaaaacggctacccccggaaaaacggctacccccggaaaaacggctacccccggaaaaacggctacccccggaaaaacggctacccccggaaaaacggctacccccggaaaaacggctacccccggaaaaacggctacccccggaaaaacggctacccccggaaaaacggctacccccggaaaaacggctacccccggaaaaacggctacccccggaaaaacggctacccccggaaaaacggctacccccggaaaaacggctacccccggaaaaacggctacccccggaaaaacggctacccccggaaaaacggctacccccggaaaaacggctacctCCAGAAAAACGATCCATGA